In a genomic window of Sphingomonas koreensis:
- a CDS encoding TonB-dependent receptor domain-containing protein codes for MAKSTFLGATALRSAALFGLAITSFSSALAQDSSDTAAQVEDDGDAVVITGSRIGSVTPFNSPDPISVIDPAIMTKEGKSDLAAMLQNSPIAAGSTQITAAISSNFVTNGGPGAQTVDLRGLGPNRTLVLLNGRRAGPAGTRGGVSSFDLNVLPVSIAERIDILKTGASSIYGSDAVAGVVNIITKADTNGIELSGNVSAPFDGGGEQYRISAIWGKTFERGHILIAGDYSHTNELKRGDRDYLACPEAYTFREDGSRADLINPRTGKYKCEDLTWGHIWLYNTGRPGNLQLDGPGGPNTGLNTSPNRQTILMQYQYPGENLGIPAYGAPVNGSDFGAPAGWFPTGYTTGTLAVQNSYHPFQEEQTIIPKTDLYTAYAEGSYEITNNVELFGEFLFNRRETYQNGWRQFWNYGYTSSIWASGFTGPNLLSPLAITNQNDSSQSVDYYRGVGGLRGKFGGNWKWEIYGQYSRSVGKYRNQQILRDAYQAGYFQTSSCVGTTTPVSGRKCVDVRWGNPNFLRGDLTPEEIGFLFEWDEGRTAYTQLTGEATISGELFKLPGGPVGIALGANIRRDEINDTPSQMVRDGNAWGTSTAGITAGSSVTTEAFGELSLPLLADISFFRELTLSAAGRVTNVKATRATPIPGEINESSTNGNWTYKVGANWAVNDWLRFRGSYGTSFRAPALFEQFLADETSFPSQGNIDPCINVDTNLALGRINQRTRDNCVAGRSAADRIPVDYVGGTITATAVSQGGLGKLRSETSKAFVVGGILTPKFNFMGESTRISIAVDYFDIRVKGEITQLGARNIIYGCYNSLDFPNDPLCSLFTRGQSGNPLGIDEVFDKYVNIASQRNSGVDLTVNIRQDLGRFGSFSATADMTWQTTDTFQLLPTSPTTSDNGEAGSPRWIGDFRFVWDLPSTGTSVFYGLNVIGGTSDLGDFLRNNGGNRCIVSSLRGTYCPNLDVPAVFYHNLSVTQEVGDRFELTLGVSNLFNTRPPRVSVLNGGEISMMGPVVAASQYSFVGRRAFINARAKF; via the coding sequence AATCCACGTTCCTGGGCGCAACCGCGCTCCGGTCAGCCGCGCTTTTTGGCTTGGCGATCACCAGCTTCTCATCGGCGCTCGCGCAAGACTCCAGCGACACTGCGGCACAGGTAGAAGATGATGGCGACGCGGTTGTCATCACCGGTTCGCGCATTGGCAGTGTCACACCGTTCAACAGCCCGGATCCTATTTCGGTGATCGATCCGGCGATTATGACGAAGGAGGGAAAGTCCGATCTCGCCGCTATGCTGCAGAACTCACCGATTGCAGCAGGCTCGACACAGATCACGGCAGCCATTTCGTCTAACTTCGTTACCAATGGCGGTCCCGGCGCACAAACAGTCGATCTTCGCGGCCTCGGTCCCAACCGTACGCTTGTCTTGCTGAACGGCCGCCGTGCCGGCCCTGCAGGCACGCGCGGCGGCGTCTCGTCCTTCGATCTCAACGTGCTGCCGGTATCGATCGCCGAGCGGATCGACATCCTCAAGACCGGCGCCTCGTCCATCTATGGTTCGGATGCGGTCGCGGGCGTGGTCAACATCATCACCAAGGCCGATACCAACGGTATCGAGCTGAGTGGCAATGTCTCCGCGCCGTTCGACGGCGGCGGCGAACAGTATCGCATCAGTGCGATCTGGGGAAAAACCTTCGAGCGGGGCCATATCCTGATCGCGGGCGACTATAGCCACACCAACGAATTGAAGCGCGGCGATCGCGATTACCTTGCCTGTCCGGAAGCCTATACCTTCCGTGAGGACGGCAGCCGCGCCGACCTCATCAACCCGCGCACCGGCAAGTACAAGTGCGAGGATCTGACCTGGGGCCATATCTGGCTGTACAACACCGGCCGCCCCGGCAACCTGCAGCTTGACGGACCGGGTGGACCGAACACGGGGCTCAACACCTCTCCCAACCGCCAGACGATTCTGATGCAATATCAGTATCCCGGCGAGAATCTGGGTATTCCCGCCTATGGCGCGCCCGTCAATGGAAGCGATTTCGGCGCCCCCGCCGGCTGGTTCCCCACCGGCTATACGACGGGCACGCTCGCGGTACAGAATTCGTACCATCCGTTCCAGGAAGAGCAGACGATCATCCCGAAGACCGATCTCTACACGGCCTATGCAGAGGGTTCGTATGAGATCACCAACAATGTCGAACTGTTCGGTGAATTCCTGTTCAACCGCCGTGAGACCTATCAGAACGGCTGGCGCCAGTTCTGGAACTATGGCTACACCAGTTCGATCTGGGCATCGGGCTTCACGGGGCCGAACCTGCTCAGCCCGCTTGCCATCACCAATCAGAACGACAGCAGCCAGAGCGTCGACTATTATCGCGGCGTCGGCGGCCTGCGCGGCAAGTTCGGCGGCAACTGGAAGTGGGAAATCTACGGCCAGTACAGCCGGAGCGTCGGCAAGTACCGCAATCAGCAGATCCTCCGCGATGCGTATCAGGCAGGGTATTTCCAGACATCGTCGTGCGTCGGTACCACGACCCCGGTTTCCGGGCGCAAGTGCGTCGACGTTCGCTGGGGCAACCCCAACTTCCTGCGCGGCGACCTGACGCCGGAGGAAATCGGCTTCCTGTTCGAATGGGATGAAGGCAGGACCGCCTACACCCAGCTCACCGGCGAAGCGACGATTTCGGGAGAGTTGTTCAAGCTTCCTGGCGGCCCGGTGGGTATCGCGCTTGGCGCCAATATCCGACGCGACGAAATCAATGACACACCGAGCCAGATGGTGCGGGACGGCAATGCGTGGGGCACTTCGACCGCCGGCATTACCGCCGGTTCGAGCGTGACCACGGAAGCCTTCGGCGAACTCAGCCTTCCGTTGCTTGCGGATATCTCGTTCTTCCGGGAGCTCACGCTCTCGGCCGCCGGGCGCGTCACCAATGTGAAGGCAACCCGGGCCACCCCGATCCCGGGTGAAATCAACGAGTCCAGCACCAACGGCAACTGGACCTACAAGGTCGGCGCCAATTGGGCGGTGAACGATTGGCTGCGCTTCCGCGGCAGCTACGGAACATCGTTCCGGGCCCCTGCCCTGTTCGAACAGTTCCTGGCCGACGAGACCAGCTTCCCGTCGCAGGGGAACATCGATCCGTGCATCAACGTCGATACCAACCTTGCCCTTGGCCGGATCAATCAGCGGACCCGCGACAATTGCGTGGCCGGCCGATCGGCTGCCGACCGGATACCGGTCGACTATGTCGGCGGCACCATCACGGCCACGGCGGTTTCGCAGGGCGGCCTTGGCAAGCTGCGGTCCGAAACGTCCAAGGCATTCGTCGTCGGCGGGATCCTGACGCCGAAGTTCAACTTCATGGGCGAATCGACCCGTATCAGCATCGCCGTCGATTATTTCGACATCCGGGTAAAGGGAGAGATCACCCAGCTCGGTGCCCGAAACATCATCTATGGCTGCTATAACTCGCTCGATTTCCCGAACGATCCTCTGTGCAGCCTGTTCACGCGCGGTCAGAGCGGAAATCCGCTGGGTATCGATGAGGTGTTCGACAAATATGTGAACATCGCCAGCCAGCGGAACAGCGGCGTCGATCTGACCGTCAACATCCGCCAGGATCTGGGCCGCTTCGGTTCGTTCAGCGCCACCGCGGACATGACCTGGCAGACCACCGACACGTTCCAGTTGCTGCCGACCTCACCGACGACGTCGGATAATGGCGAAGCAGGCTCGCCGCGCTGGATCGGTGACTTCCGGTTCGTCTGGGATCTTCCCAGCACCGGCACGAGTGTCTTCTACGGCCTCAACGTCATTGGCGGCACGTCGGATCTTGGGGACTTCCTGCGGAACAATGGCGGAAATCGCTGCATTGTTTCGTCACTGCGCGGAACCTACTGCCCCAATCTCGATGTCCCTGCGGTCTTCTACCACAACCTGTCGGTTACGCAGGAGGTTGGCGACAGGTTCGAACTGACGCTTGGCGTCAGCAACCTGTTCAACACCCGCCCGCCGCGCGTCTCCGTGCTCAACGGGGGCGAGATCTCGATGATGGGTCCGGTGGTCGCAGCATCGCAGTACAGCTTCGTCGGGCGTCGCGCGTTCATCAACGCCCGGGCAAAATTCTAG